A stretch of the Marinobacter sp. JH2 genome encodes the following:
- a CDS encoding spermidine synthase translates to MSTSNNTVAIPGDIVHVDRDKYGNILVIDDRKHRILSFDSVFEQSKIVRATPNLPVHEYNRAMLLPIAVREPQHVTVLGLGGGVLAHGLHKLLPKSEIHVFELREKVAEIARKWFGLPNSSRLQVTIQDARLAVDNLPEASTDMILTDLYSADKMSPAQAQRQFIKACSRALTHTGWLALNYHKMPEVNGNLVRELRRQFPLLLVFRSKTNNWVIYGSKQGFSNVKIESSRCVELERRLPIGWAKLRKKLDVMEL, encoded by the coding sequence ATGAGCACCTCAAATAACACCGTCGCGATCCCCGGCGACATCGTTCATGTGGACCGGGACAAGTACGGCAATATTCTGGTGATCGACGACCGAAAACACAGAATACTCAGTTTTGATTCGGTGTTTGAACAGAGCAAAATCGTTCGCGCGACTCCGAACCTTCCGGTGCATGAATACAACCGCGCGATGCTGTTACCCATCGCCGTTCGGGAGCCTCAGCATGTCACGGTTCTGGGCTTGGGCGGAGGTGTGCTCGCCCACGGCTTACACAAGTTGCTACCCAAGAGTGAGATCCATGTCTTCGAGCTGCGAGAGAAGGTGGCGGAGATTGCCCGAAAATGGTTTGGCCTGCCGAACAGCAGCCGGCTACAGGTGACCATTCAAGATGCGCGGCTGGCTGTGGATAATCTGCCGGAAGCTAGCACCGACATGATCCTCACGGATCTCTACAGCGCTGATAAGATGAGCCCGGCCCAAGCTCAGAGGCAATTCATTAAAGCCTGCAGTCGAGCCTTAACCCACACAGGCTGGCTTGCGCTAAACTACCACAAAATGCCTGAGGTCAATGGCAATCTGGTGCGTGAGCTACGACGCCAGTTCCCACTTCTCTTGGTGTTCAGAAGCAAAACCAACAACTGGGTGATTTACGGCAGCAAGCAAGGCTTCAGCAACGTAAAAATAGAATCATCGCGGTGTGTGGAATTAGAAAGGCGGTTACCCATAGGCTGGGCAAAACTGCGGAAGAAATTGGACGTGATGGAGCTGTAG
- the yeiP gene encoding elongation factor P-like protein YeiP codes for MPKASEIKKNQAVEFDGRAFFVKDIERSVPQGRAGGSLYRMRLYDVVTGQKVDETFKDSDMLNLADLVRRPVMFSYADGDEYVFMDNEDFTQYMLNKSAIEDELLFITEETQGVMAILVSDTPVALDLPPTVELAIEETDPSVKGGSATARTKPAHLTTGLVVQVPEHISTGDRIKVNVEERKFLSRA; via the coding sequence ATGCCAAAAGCGAGTGAAATTAAAAAGAACCAAGCGGTTGAATTTGATGGACGTGCGTTTTTCGTAAAAGACATCGAGCGTTCGGTGCCACAGGGCCGTGCCGGTGGCAGCCTTTATCGTATGCGTCTTTATGATGTGGTGACTGGTCAAAAGGTAGACGAAACCTTTAAAGATTCAGACATGTTGAATCTCGCCGACCTGGTTCGCCGTCCGGTTATGTTTTCTTACGCCGATGGCGACGAGTACGTCTTCATGGACAACGAAGACTTCACTCAGTACATGCTGAATAAAAGCGCTATTGAAGACGAGCTGCTGTTCATTACTGAGGAAACTCAGGGCGTGATGGCTATTCTGGTGAGTGATACCCCGGTGGCCTTGGACTTGCCGCCTACGGTTGAGTTAGCCATTGAAGAAACCGATCCCTCTGTGAAGGGCGGTTCCGCAACGGCTCGCACTAAGCCTGCGCACCTGACCACGGGTCTGGTTGTGCAAGTGCCTGAGCACATTTCCACAGGCGACCGTATCAAGGTCAACGTGGAAGAGCGTAAGTTCCTGAGCCGGGCCTGA
- a CDS encoding crotonase/enoyl-CoA hydratase family protein produces the protein MTELVTYELNNGIATITLSNGKANALSYDVFTALNSALDRAEEDKAIVILTGQPGMFSGGYDLKEMQKGIDAAMALVKVGSTLTRRLAAFPTPVIAACNGHAIAKGVFVLLSVDYRIGVEGSFKLGLNEVAIGMTMHHAGIEIARHRMPAPYFYRSVVNAEIFNPESAVSAGILDELVAPEQLMERAKAVATQYKQLNMRAHKQTKLKVKAEYLATLDRAIEQDADKSDLMG, from the coding sequence GTGACTGAACTCGTAACTTACGAACTGAACAATGGTATTGCCACCATTACTCTGAGCAACGGCAAGGCCAATGCCCTGAGCTATGATGTGTTTACGGCGCTGAACTCTGCACTTGACCGTGCTGAAGAAGACAAAGCAATTGTCATCCTGACGGGGCAGCCGGGCATGTTCTCTGGCGGGTACGACCTGAAAGAAATGCAGAAAGGTATAGACGCCGCCATGGCTCTGGTGAAAGTGGGCTCAACGTTGACTCGTCGCCTGGCCGCCTTCCCAACGCCAGTGATTGCTGCCTGTAATGGCCACGCCATTGCTAAAGGCGTGTTTGTGCTGTTGTCCGTGGATTACCGTATTGGTGTGGAAGGCAGCTTCAAGCTGGGGCTGAACGAAGTGGCGATTGGTATGACCATGCATCACGCCGGTATCGAAATTGCTCGCCACCGGATGCCTGCGCCTTATTTCTACCGCTCCGTGGTGAATGCCGAAATTTTTAATCCAGAAAGCGCGGTCTCGGCCGGTATTCTGGACGAATTGGTTGCACCGGAACAGCTGATGGAGCGTGCAAAAGCCGTCGCTACTCAGTACAAGCAACTGAATATGCGCGCGCACAAGCAAACCAAGCTGAAGGTGAAGGCCGAGTACCTGGCCACATTGGACCGCGCCATTGAGCAAGACGCCGACAAGTCTGATTTGATGGGGTGA
- a CDS encoding DUF1328 domain-containing protein has translation MLYWALVCLVVAIIAGVLGFGGIAGTAAGFAKILFFIFLVLLVVTVVMNVLKGKGPKV, from the coding sequence ATGCTCTACTGGGCTTTAGTGTGTCTCGTTGTTGCGATCATTGCGGGCGTGCTGGGTTTCGGCGGAATAGCTGGGACAGCCGCAGGCTTCGCTAAAATTCTATTTTTTATCTTTTTGGTACTGCTGGTTGTAACAGTAGTGATGAACGTTCTCAAAGGAAAAGGCCCGAAAGTCTAG
- a CDS encoding TIGR02647 family protein, producing MPFSPIHLAELNLLLQFPSTSTQEGIKVHASQAASETVRAAASLFSKGLISQEDGGYLTPMGCEAVELTQKLQAMLAGN from the coding sequence ATGCCTTTCTCGCCAATTCATCTTGCCGAATTGAATCTGTTGTTGCAGTTTCCTTCTACCTCCACACAGGAGGGCATCAAAGTACACGCCAGTCAGGCGGCCTCAGAAACGGTTCGCGCGGCCGCTTCTCTGTTCTCGAAGGGACTGATTTCGCAGGAAGACGGTGGTTATCTAACGCCTATGGGGTGTGAGGCGGTTGAATTGACCCAGAAACTGCAGGCCATGTTGGCTGGCAACTGA
- a CDS encoding lytic transglycosylase domain-containing protein has product MTSSITTRKIFVIAFTSLLAWAVGSSAVADTIKRVVHPDGRVEFTNVKSKSQPRPSTKSETVYRYKDQHGVVAYSSQRPSSSEFDVISFHCYACDPNSTVDWRKTPLFLRPFQNEITTAAKEYGVDPALVRAVIHAESAFNPQALSPVGAQGLMQLMPGTAKELGVQNPMTASENIRGGVNYLSQMLARFKGDTRLATAAYNAGPGAVRRYKGIPPYAETKAYVERVGILHQRYATH; this is encoded by the coding sequence ATGACGTCGAGCATCACCACCCGCAAAATTTTCGTTATTGCTTTTACTTCCCTGTTGGCTTGGGCGGTAGGTTCCAGCGCAGTCGCCGACACTATCAAACGGGTTGTCCACCCCGACGGACGCGTGGAATTCACCAACGTCAAAAGTAAGAGCCAACCGCGGCCCTCCACTAAGAGTGAAACCGTTTACCGGTACAAGGATCAGCATGGCGTTGTTGCCTACAGCAGCCAACGACCGAGCAGTTCAGAGTTCGACGTTATCAGCTTCCATTGCTACGCCTGCGACCCGAACTCCACCGTGGACTGGCGCAAAACACCGTTGTTTCTCCGCCCGTTCCAGAACGAGATTACAACCGCTGCCAAAGAATACGGCGTAGACCCGGCTCTGGTGCGCGCGGTTATTCATGCCGAATCCGCCTTTAATCCACAGGCGCTCTCCCCTGTAGGCGCTCAAGGCTTGATGCAATTGATGCCGGGCACCGCAAAAGAACTAGGTGTGCAAAACCCTATGACTGCGTCCGAAAACATTCGTGGCGGCGTGAATTATCTATCTCAGATGCTTGCGCGCTTCAAGGGTGATACCCGGCTTGCCACAGCTGCCTACAACGCGGGCCCCGGCGCAGTCAGGCGTTATAAGGGCATTCCCCCCTACGCTGAAACAAAAGCCTACGTGGAACGAGTAGGTATTCTGCATCAACGCTACGCAACCCACTGA
- a CDS encoding acyl-CoA thioesterase gives MTEKPAKPVSASAIEKHVYKVFPNDMNSHDTVFGGMIMAKCDRLALVVAERHSAHVCVTAAVDSIHFRAPARGKDTLLFSLTLNRSWGSSMEIGARVEAENSYTGDVRHILSAFFTFVAVDEEGKPVDVPEVIPETSEQRRRYANAEIRRAGRLQTREQLTKANS, from the coding sequence ATGACTGAAAAACCGGCCAAGCCTGTTTCGGCTTCCGCCATTGAGAAGCATGTGTATAAAGTGTTTCCCAACGATATGAACTCACACGACACGGTGTTCGGGGGCATGATCATGGCTAAGTGTGACCGTTTGGCGTTAGTTGTGGCAGAACGGCATTCGGCGCACGTTTGTGTGACCGCTGCGGTCGATTCTATCCACTTTCGCGCACCGGCAAGGGGTAAGGATACCCTGTTGTTCAGTTTGACCTTGAACCGTAGCTGGGGCTCTTCAATGGAGATTGGTGCGCGGGTGGAAGCGGAAAACAGCTACACCGGTGATGTTCGGCACATCTTGTCTGCGTTTTTCACTTTTGTGGCTGTAGATGAAGAGGGTAAACCGGTGGATGTCCCGGAGGTGATTCCCGAAACGAGCGAACAGCGCCGGCGTTATGCAAACGCTGAAATACGAAGGGCCGGGCGCCTGCAAACACGTGAGCAACTTACCAAGGCGAATAGCTGA